A single genomic interval of Phreatobacter oligotrophus harbors:
- a CDS encoding B3/B4 domain-containing protein, producing MSLKQTPVTLTIAELTERFPDFRVAVLVCEGLAIPASRPPALDALIAEREAEARMSYAGTDLSAIPGIAAWRAAYKGFGIKKTSYRCSVERLMKNALAERPLPAINPFVDAYNAASLAAVACVGADDLDKAEGPFAFRFARPDDTFIDMATEAGEDPNDPPKDGEVVYAGAGHVLCRRWNWRQDARSIITPSTQRAIVTVQTNGWGHVEAAAADAADLITRFCGGRVTTAIADQDRPTVTFD from the coding sequence ATGTCGCTGAAGCAGACACCCGTCACGCTCACCATCGCCGAACTGACCGAAAGGTTCCCGGACTTTCGCGTGGCCGTGCTGGTCTGCGAGGGGCTCGCCATTCCCGCCAGCCGGCCGCCCGCCCTCGATGCCCTCATTGCCGAACGCGAGGCCGAGGCCCGCATGTCCTATGCCGGCACGGACCTCTCGGCCATTCCCGGCATCGCCGCCTGGAGGGCCGCCTACAAGGGCTTCGGCATCAAGAAGACGAGCTATCGCTGCTCGGTCGAGCGGCTGATGAAGAACGCCCTCGCCGAGCGGCCCCTGCCCGCCATCAATCCCTTCGTCGACGCCTACAACGCCGCCTCGCTGGCAGCCGTTGCCTGCGTCGGCGCCGACGATCTCGACAAGGCCGAGGGGCCCTTCGCCTTCCGCTTCGCCCGGCCCGACGACACGTTCATCGACATGGCGACCGAGGCCGGCGAGGACCCGAACGATCCACCGAAGGACGGCGAGGTGGTCTATGCCGGCGCCGGCCATGTTCTCTGCCGTCGCTGGAACTGGCGGCAGGACGCCCGCTCCATCATTACGCCGTCGACGCAGCGGGCCATCGTCACGGTCCAGACCAATGGCTGGGGCCATGTCGAGGCAGCGGCGGCCGACGCGGCCGACCTCATCACGCGCTTCTGCGGGGGCAGGGTCACGACAGCCATTGCGGATCAGGACCGGCCGACCGTCACCTTCGACTGA
- a CDS encoding glycine--tRNA ligase subunit alpha, which translates to MSRPDLPPHMRPDRSFQGLILALQTFWADKGCVILQPYDMEVGAGTSHPGTMLRSLGPKPWNAAYVQPSRRPKDGRYGENPNRLQHYYQFQVILKPNPPNLQELYLGSLEAIGLDPKLHDIRFVEDDWENPTLGAWGLGWECWCDGMEVSQFTYFQQVAGIECAPVSGELTYGLERLACYLQNVESIMELNFNGRDGAEKVTYREVFLQAEQEYSRYNFEHADTSALFRRFAEAEAECRSLLAKGESGERHLMVQPAYDQCLKAGHAFNLLDARGVISVTERQSYILRVRELAKACGTAWLKTEAGGATA; encoded by the coding sequence ATGTCCCGACCAGACCTTCCGCCGCACATGCGGCCCGATCGCTCGTTTCAGGGCCTGATCCTGGCGCTCCAGACCTTCTGGGCCGACAAGGGCTGCGTCATCCTGCAGCCCTACGACATGGAGGTCGGCGCCGGCACCTCCCATCCCGGCACCATGCTTCGCTCGCTCGGACCGAAGCCATGGAACGCGGCCTATGTGCAGCCCTCGCGGCGCCCGAAGGACGGCCGGTACGGCGAGAACCCGAACCGCCTCCAGCACTACTACCAGTTCCAGGTCATCCTGAAGCCGAACCCGCCGAACCTGCAGGAGCTCTATCTCGGCTCCCTGGAGGCGATCGGGCTGGATCCGAAGCTGCACGACATCCGCTTCGTCGAGGACGACTGGGAGAACCCGACGCTCGGCGCCTGGGGCCTCGGCTGGGAATGCTGGTGCGATGGCATGGAGGTCTCGCAGTTCACGTACTTCCAGCAGGTGGCCGGCATTGAATGCGCGCCGGTCTCCGGCGAACTGACCTACGGCCTCGAGCGCCTCGCCTGCTACCTGCAGAACGTCGAGAGCATCATGGAGCTGAACTTCAACGGCCGCGACGGCGCCGAGAAGGTCACCTACCGCGAGGTCTTCCTGCAGGCCGAGCAGGAATATTCCCGCTACAATTTCGAGCACGCCGACACGAGCGCCCTGTTCCGCCGCTTCGCCGAGGCCGAGGCCGAGTGCCGCTCGCTGCTGGCCAAGGGCGAAAGCGGCGAGCGTCACCTGATGGTGCAGCCCGCCTATGACCAGTGCCTGAAGGCCGGCCACGCCTTCAACCTCTTGGATGCCCGCGGCGTGATTTCGGTGACCGAGCGGCAGAGCTACATCCTGCGCGTCCGTGAACTGGCCAAGGCCTGCGGCACGGCCTGGCTGAAGACCGAAGCCGGTGGAGCCACGGCATGA
- a CDS encoding DUF3828 domain-containing protein — MTAITRRILLASVLVAGSPALAQQPQRPAPAPADPVAALRAFYAKPGRASVNPFLTPRLRRLYTEQQARSCRTGDVLPGLDFGFACGCQDSDDDYHTRNVYRLVSRDERRAKVAVAVKVFASETEVRTITFDLALENGRWLIDDVAGSDEPAWVLSQLLQMRE; from the coding sequence ATGACCGCCATCACCCGCCGCATTCTCCTCGCGAGTGTCCTGGTCGCCGGATCGCCTGCCCTTGCGCAGCAGCCCCAGCGCCCGGCGCCGGCGCCAGCCGACCCTGTGGCGGCGCTGCGCGCCTTCTACGCCAAGCCCGGCCGCGCCTCGGTCAATCCGTTCCTAACCCCGCGTCTGCGCCGGCTCTACACCGAGCAGCAGGCCCGCTCGTGCCGGACCGGCGACGTGCTGCCCGGCCTCGACTTCGGCTTTGCCTGCGGCTGCCAGGACAGCGATGACGACTACCACACCCGCAACGTCTACCGGCTCGTGAGCCGCGACGAGCGGCGCGCCAAGGTGGCGGTGGCCGTGAAGGTCTTCGCCAGCGAGACCGAGGTTCGCACCATCACTTTCGATCTCGCCCTCGAGAACGGCCGCTGGCTGATCGACGACGTGGCAGGCTCGGACGAGCCGGCCTGGGTCCTGTCGCAGCTGTTGCAGATGCGTGAGTGA